The nucleotide sequence GCGCACTTTCAGCCTTTCATCACTTCGCACGAAAAACTTAACGCAGCAATTCGTGCAATCGCTCAGTTCTTAAACTCTGCGCGTCTGGGGAAAATCGGCGAAACGCAAGAAGCAAGAGCACAACTTCAGGGTTGGGCTCGAACGATTTTGCGGCTCAAGCATGACTTCGGACAGTTTGCCTTTCAACAGGCGTCGAGATCTTGCAGTAGCTACGCTACGACTTTCAACTACGCTGATAGTTTAGAGGAAGCTGTGCGAAAAGCCCTGGAGTTGGCGTCTACAGACAATGAAAAAGCTGCCCTCGAAGGAATCATCGCAGATCTCCGGCACTACCGAAATGTATACGAGGATTGTGCCCAAGGAAACTTCTTCACGGAAAGTCTACTTGAGCCATATCGTCAATTCGGCTCTACGCTGCTTACGGAATGCATCTGCCAAGCACTACAACACATCCGGTCCTATCTCGGGCTACGAGATGATACCTGGCGGGATGCTCAGGCCAAATGGCTTAGCGAACTGGAGACTTGGAAAGCAACCGATCCAGACCGAAGTCGAGCTAAGTTGCTTGCGCTACGAGAGCAATACGACCCATTCACGGCAATCGAAAAAAGCCTTGGTCCAAATGGCAAAGGCCTACTTGGATCTTTGGATTACTTCAATTTCTTGCGAGAAACTTCAGCGCTCAACAACTGGCGTAATGAAGCTACTGCGCAAAGAATTGAAGTCAACGATCTAACGCAAGATGATTGGGATAAAATCAAGAAAAAACATCACCGCAATCGTGGCCTAGCACGGCTCGAGTGCCTCTTCAAGAAAAATCCAGAACTTCGTGCCCTGCACGGAGTTTACACGAGTTTCCTGAGAGAGGTCGGAGTACTGCCAGAGCCGCCGACATACACTGAGCCGCACTTCGTGCATCACCCCAGGTTTTTTGTGCTATCAGCAAGTGGTGGTTACAAAAATTTGGATTTAAGCCCGAGACCAAATTCTACGCTAGGTGCAGTCCAACTGCGTCTACTCGGCGAAGATTCAAACGGCACGTGGATCAAAGTGCAGTTCTTCAAGGACAGGCGCTTGAAACCTGTGCGAGCGGTGCGGGAAGATAAAGAAAGTAGTTCAGGTTACATCTACGACGACCCCATCGATGGGCCAAAGCCGATCACGTTCTGCGGAATCAGAATCAGGAAACAGGGTGACGTCTTTTACTTAGACATTACTGTGCAACTTGAAGCTAAGCCACAAAGCGAGGCAACAAAGGCGGTGAAGTTTAGTGGAGCTGAAGATGAAGCAGCAGGCGATAATCCAGGCAAAAAGAAAACGCCAAAAGCGTTAACTCTTGAACCTGGAACAGTCGTCGCAACTACTGTCTTTCACCCTGACGGCTATGCCTTCATTTGTGTCTGGGAAATCGGGCCTGACAATACTGTGCGTCTCCTTCGACAGTTGAAGGTTGAAGCACCGGTTGGCAAATCCGGATTCGGGCTTGGGCCTGGCGCTGAGTCAAGACTCACGGAACTTACCAAAAGTCAGCGTCGTAAGTCTGGGCGTCGGACAAAAGGACAAGGGCGCGTCAAGGGCGGAAAAAAGCATCTGCTCAACATCCGCACTCAGCGCAACAAGGAGCTAGCAAGCCGGATCATGAAATTCGTCTGCGGGCTTAAGTATGACTCAGGTAAAAGACGTTGGATACAAACTGGCCCAGCGGCAACAGTCCATTTGATGGAAAGTGCAAAGCGCCTGTCCTTTGGGACAGGTCAGAGTTCAGACCATAATCGTGAGATGCAGAATCTGGCAATTGCTGCACTTCTGGACTTGATCCGTAGCAAACGCAATGGTCCAAAAGTCACTAGTCAAGGCATGGATCTGCGCCACGGCATCAAGTCGTTTGAACGCAACCGCTTTGGCTGGGATGAAACATGCCCATGCTGTCGACAACTCGGCTTTCGTTATTCGATCGTCAAGTATGATTCAGATGGAAACAGGTTGCCTGTTGAAGAATGGATCAAGCGCGATTGGAATGGCGAGCATTTTGTCTGCCCAAATGGTTGCAAGAGTGATGGCAAGAACTACAAGGCTAGTGCGATGTATGTCGCCTGCTTTGGACTTCTAATGCATCTACTCGACCCGAGCTATCTTGATATCTACAGTAAGCGACCTGAAAAGGGTTCTCCTGAAAGGGATGCTGCTGTGATTGAGAGAGACAACGTGTGGGCTCAAGTGCTCCCAGAATTGCGAGCAGATCACAATCTTGTTGTTTAAATAGCTCGAAAATCTGATCGGAAGGGAGTGTGCGAATAACTCCCTTCCAATTTTTTTCTATTATATTATTTATATATTTCGGTTTGTCTTCGTTGAACTTGTGTTACCTCAAACAAACTTTCTAGCCTAACCTACTAAAATTACTGAGCTGAACTTCAAACATATGCGAGGCTTTAATAATCAGCCTGATTTTGTATACTGCGCCAGAATTGCCATAATGAAGACAGTAAGAAACATCGCCTATATTTTAATTTTGTTATCACTTGCCGTTGCGCCTCACGTTCTCGCTCTCGAAGACTCAGCCAGCGTGCCGCAGTCTTCCGGCATCACTGAAAATCTAGGTGCCCAAGTCGACCTCACTTTAGCTTTGACAGATCAAGACGGCACAACAAAACCGCTAGGAAAATACCTCGAAAACGGTAGGCCTACCATTATTGTTCCTGTTTATTTTCGCTGCCCAAGGCTTTGTAATTTCACCCTCAATGGACTTACCGATCTAATTAATCAACTACAAGCATTAGAGCTTGGTCGGGATTATAATATTCTAGCAGTCAGCATTAACCCTGAGGAGACTGCCGATCTTGCTACAGCAAAAGCTGAAAATTACTATAAAACACTGAAGCACCCAGAGAATGGGCCACGGGGTTGGAGATTTCTAACTGCCTCTCAAGATGTTATTAAAAAACTTACTGGAACGCTCGGTTTTGGTTTTACGCCTGACGGAACTGAATTCGCACACGCTGCTGGATTTATGATCTTATCGCCTTTTGGCAAAATTATGCGCTATTTTTATGGTGTTCTCTACGAACCTGAACAAGTCCGAATTGCCTTAATTGATGCATCCGAAGGCAGAATTGGAACAACTATTGATAAGATCTTTCTTTTTTGTTTTCGTTATGACCATACACAAGGCAAATATACATTTGCTGCATGGACACTAATGCGCGTGGTCAGTATAGCTGTCGTGTTATTACTATTTAGTTTCCTTATTTATTTAAGGCGCAAAGAGAAAAGTAGAGAGATTTGCAATGGCTAATATTTTTGCCAATACCTTTGATTGGATGCCGGTTCAAGGTTCAACTTGGGCAGAGCAAGTAGATTGGATCAACAATTTCATTACATACATATCAGTATTTTGCACTGTCGCAATTACTGGTGCGATGGTCTATTTTGGCATTAAGTATCGTCGCAAAACTGACAACGATCCAACGCCACATATCACTCACAATGCAGCACTAGAGATAGTCTGGACAGCAATTCCAACTGCAATTGTTTGCTTTGTCTTTTGGTATGGACTGGTAATTTACCGTGAGATGCGTAACCCCCCAAGCAATGCACAAGAAATCAATGTGCAGGCGGAAAAATGGCAATGGACTTTCGCCTACAATACCGGGAAAAAAGCCGTCAACGAGTTAATCGTTCCTGTCGGGCAACCAGTGCGTTTAATTATGCGCTCTAAAGACGTCAACCATAGCTTTTTCATTCCTGCCATGCGCGTTAAAGAAGACGTGATCGGGAACCAATATAACTACCTCTGGTTCGAAGCGAATCAGACTGGCCAATTCCCTATCTTTT is from bacterium and encodes:
- the coxB gene encoding cytochrome c oxidase subunit II, yielding MANIFANTFDWMPVQGSTWAEQVDWINNFITYISVFCTVAITGAMVYFGIKYRRKTDNDPTPHITHNAALEIVWTAIPTAIVCFVFWYGLVIYREMRNPPSNAQEINVQAEKWQWTFAYNTGKKAVNELIVPVGQPVRLIMRSKDVNHSFFIPAMRVKEDVIGNQYNYLWFEANQTGQFPIFCTEYCGLGHSAMLANLRVVSKEAYQDFINDRAAGEEEKTPEALGKKLFAEKACASCHSTDGSVKPCPTLKGVFGHDVELTDGSKIKADENYLRESLLNPNAKIVKGFTPNVMPSQQGQLSDEQVDQLIAYIKTLQ
- a CDS encoding SCO family protein, whose translation is MKTVRNIAYILILLSLAVAPHVLALEDSASVPQSSGITENLGAQVDLTLALTDQDGTTKPLGKYLENGRPTIIVPVYFRCPRLCNFTLNGLTDLINQLQALELGRDYNILAVSINPEETADLATAKAENYYKTLKHPENGPRGWRFLTASQDVIKKLTGTLGFGFTPDGTEFAHAAGFMILSPFGKIMRYFYGVLYEPEQVRIALIDASEGRIGTTIDKIFLFCFRYDHTQGKYTFAAWTLMRVVSIAVVLLLFSFLIYLRRKEKSREICNG